The genomic DNA atgTTTTACAATTCAAACAATAGATATATTCTATTACCTTTCTAGGAGTTTGCCGATGTCGTCTTTGTAATTGACAGCATAGTCCACGACTGATGTCGCACTCGCTTGACATAACGCACTCCTCATCTGGAAAccaatacattatttattgatgaagtttatttataatcttgcGTAgcacgttatatttttttatattttgcaaatataaaatatgcttgtCAACGCACTGTATAATTTGTTCGAAGTGGTCGGCGGTTGACACGATTTTGTTTCGCGTCCAGACATTTCGGCGCACATTAAGCCGGTTTCGCAATCGCTATCCCGCCTGCAGAGCTCGCCTTGTTTCATACCGAAATCGTAGACGCATGTACCAGTAACTGGAATATCATGctcatgattatttatatcgataatatagGATATCATATGAGAAATAAtgtctttatcatttttaattatattctagaaaatctatttaattccttacaaattattaaaaatttttattgtctttaCCTCCATCGAAATTCACACAAATAGAACCTGGACAACAATGATCATTATATACGCATTTTCTCTCATAGCAAGGTTCTTCCGTAGGTTCGATTCCCTCTCCGTATATACCACTATATCCCTCCTGAGAAGAAGGAaagcgattattttatttaaaatatattttttttcatgatttttaaaatatattatttaaaattgcaaacataTTCAAGaccaaatattaaaatcgcattatgaaataatttattattctttattatttatttattatatgtatatatatatttatatattatttattaaaaatcgaaaaaaagatggtacaaaaatttattccatcttatattaatgtttattaaacttAAGATGTCttaaaaattcagataaaaaagagaaatttgatttaatatttgtcgagaactctataatttaaaattgaataatattaaacacgaATATGTAGTAAAGAATTTTGTTGAATGCAAGATCCAATTGCAACGTAATCTGCAAGTAGCTCTTTTTTCGCTGattcttgtttatttaatcatcAATTTTGAAATCGTATTACTCATTCATATTCATAGTTTCGCGTGATCAATGTTTATCGCATGAGTTTTTCTTCCACAGAGAAgtcaaatatgatttaaatgacAAATGTACTCGTTCGCGGATTTATAAACTTGTTTGCTTATACTTTGCACAttgttcaaataattatacatttgatagcaaaataattataaatcgattttaacataataattctgcgtttattaataaaaagaatgtcgTTAGCACGGGCTTGCTAATTATGCAACAAAAGAGATTatcttatgtaaataaataaagatataaatcgtGCGATATGTGCGGATATTACCGAGCTTTCGAATATAACCACGAAACGTATAGTTCAAAcgttatagttttatttatttatcacgtAGTTGaaacgcaataaaaatttttacagtaGCAATAATTTCAGCACGTTTCGCGCTGTGGGGGTAATTTCACTCAATCTCCGGATCGCAATCTCGAGGTTAATTCATAGGTGAAGAAAAATGGGAAATAAACGGGGCCACGGGAGAGTTCTTACAAGTTTATGCAAGAGCAAGTGCACGCggatagaaaatgaaaaatcaattgtaCGTGACTGCgggttaattaaattaaataataggaAGTATAATTGACgtctaaaaatatcaaaagggAAGTTTCTAGAaggttttccatatttttatctccaacgttaaaatataatgtttaaaatatatttaaagtataataatctaaagtataataaaatatatctttaaaatgtatttcttttctaaatatataatttaaacgttagagaagaaaattaaaaaatcttttaatcttttcttttagaaacttttttactGGAGATCCGGAGATCTTGACTTGACGTTTGATCCTTTGACGTTTAAACGTTATAGAAAAAGgtccaaaaaaataatataatattttaaatattttttaaacatattttaaatgttgaaaataaacaTCTAAAGAACCTTtcagattttcttttaaattttatcaatttcaaaaAGCAGATGAAAAAAACGTTTGAAAGATTAGCTCGAAAGATTTTACGGAACacataaatgcaataataattaaatgtctttaggacaaattataaaaaaaaccgcGCGGGTTAATTTCTTACAAGAAAGGTACACTTTTCTAGACTTCTACACTTACCTGTAATAGCCCAGGACGATTTAAGTAGCCTCCGTGACCGCCGTAGCCGAGGTTAGAGAGCATCTCAGGACTAAAGCGATTGAAGAGGCCACCCCATGCCTCGACACCGATGTATGCCGTATTTGCTACAAGCACTAGCGTTATCGCCGCACATACCTTCATATTGTTGGAGATGTACTAATCTTCGGGTACTCTGTAATCattcgagaaagagaaaatattcattaaatcttTGAATTAAATCTTGAATTAAAGATTTGCAGTATAATTagactttattataaagaatcttGCTCATTATccattattatgcaaatattttattataaatacatttattctaGAAATGATGAACGATCAAACGAGGagtaaatctctctctttatttgaaatttattaagttataatttctaaacatataatatttattttaacataacaaATCTTAGGTGgagttttttatttcttaatttacgaaattttgcataaaaaagaatttgattttttttttgttatctaatatttttgattgttcaaaaatatgattagcagtagcataataaaataagagttGCTCAGAAGATTCTAAATCATTGCATTTGCGACGCAATGATCAGtccatcaattaataattttaattatgtaataattatatattaataattatactttttttataacaaaatgtttaatacaACTTTTAGATTAGATActtctgaaataattttaagaacagAATATTCGAATTGAAGCCGGGATTTGTGATCGGGTGGgcgcaaaaaaaagaattcgttAATCCATTtgaattgcaataaattttgcacTTGATCATTTCTTCTTCATGCCTCTCgtgaacatattttatttctgtttatccCTGAATGTTTTTGCTATAAGCAGTGATCCGTAAGATGCGATTAGCCGTTAACATCGAACCCCTTTTTACGCGTTGGTTTATCGTATCAGATGTCGGTGACGCAACGCTCTTTTCGCGATTGCTAATACGCGGCTTTGTAACGTAAAAGCGATAAGAGCACTCTTCATCgacatcattattatttgaatttatttcgtGCAATTTACCGCTGATAGGATATCGCGGCTCAGATGTTGCACGTAATTCTGCGCTAAATGTTAATTAGGTAATCTCTAAtgttaattaagtaattaatatttgaatagacAACAATCGATTgcacttatttaatattcaaaacgataatcataatatgatattatttagtaaatatatatgcataattgtTTCATACATTATATCACAGAacaggaaattaaaaatgttccgACATTGAATTGCTtgtaaaagattgaaaaatataacaagttTCTTTCATATTCTGGTCAaggacaaattaaaatttatgatagcTTCGTGTATGATATGTCATGTTGGGTCAATCCCAACAATAACTTTGTGTATACGATCgattattcttctttcttcgatcttgtttctttttcatctGCAAATGAAATTTCTTCATAACATTTATTCATGCTATTTAATCGGGTTGTAGATGAaacagtaattaataaatttaatataaatttcatttaactaaattctcaaattttcGGATTTTTAAATGGACTAAATCATCTTTTGTGTCAAACTAATTAGactgtataaatatagaaatatttttgaattctattttaatcctttACCTCTATAagacaattaattaaagtctatttttattatgtattatactctattttttattatatcttaatattacaGTAACTGTGTGTATGCTTTATTCATGAAAGATGTCGAGAATGTTTTAACATCAAGAACAAATTTTGGGGAGTGTAATGTATAGAGAGCACTATGGCGAAACGTTTAATCATGACACCCTAAATGTCTAAAGcactctttttatttattcaattcaagccgattataatttacttacaACACGTTCTCGCACCCTCGTTCAATTCGTCTAGAACGCCTTTGCCTCGGCCGGACAGGATCGGCTATCACTCGACAGATAGGTTCCGCACAGGATCAACAAGTCCTCGATGGAGTTTACTGGAGGACTGAGTCCGTGCCGCGCTCGCTTCGGCAATCTATACTTCTACGTCGTTCCGGTTGCCATCAGACGAGCGCATATACTCGGTGGCGCAGGCGCAACCCTCCGCCGGCCcgtcttcttcctcttttttttttcgcgccaCCCGATCACGACCTACGTGACATTTTGTTCATTCAGATCTTCAGCTTCCTATCTATCGAGCGACTCGAGATAGAAGACCGAAGGAGCTACTCAGATCAAAATCCAATCACTCGAAGCTACttgtattgataaataatgtacGAAGCGCTGACAATGCTATGATTgagtgaaataataatgagtcgcaaaaaagaaacaaattccaattattttttttttaacgtagtATTCTTTTGTTGGTTTACAAGGAAACATTTAAAGCTTTGAGTTATgcgtaaaaattacataagataaacgcaattttttaaatcgataatatatgaaaaaactgTATagcatatgaaattattttgaaaatatcctCTGGGATATTCTTTTGCCGGTAAGCACATTTAGGAAACACGATGTTCTGGAAGGAACGAGCATTCGGATCTGCGAAAGGTCAAAGATGACAGAAGTAAGCTCGTTTCTCGCaaacttcttttctttttaaggaGAGCTTTTTGTGTGTCGCGGGATTTTATTTAAGCTCGTcatgttatatttatcttagaATGCGTTCCTCGATGAGCGCGAGAATATTGTTGGACTTTTGTGTCTCAGGATCTCATCGTTCTCATCGTTCAGCTTATCTTGACTCAGCTCGTGCTCTTTCCGCCACCGGCGTAGTTTCGTTCTCTCTTGGCCGTATTGATCCAAGGTATCCTGATGTGCCCACCGGGCGGTTTGCTTCTGCTCCATATACTCTCTCGCGCACTTTCTCACAC from Cataglyphis hispanica isolate Lineage 1 chromosome 21, ULB_Chis1_1.0, whole genome shotgun sequence includes the following:
- the LOC126857277 gene encoding ITG-like peptide is translated as MKVCAAITLVLVANTAYIGVEAWGGLFNRFSPEMLSNLGYGGHGGYLNRPGLLQEGYSGIYGEGIEPTEEPCYERKCVYNDHCCPGSICVNFDGVTGTCVYDFGMKQGELCRRDSDCETGLMCAEMSGRETKSCQPPTTSNKLYNEECVMSSECDISRGLCCQLQRRHRQTPRKVCSYFKDPLVCIGPVATDQIKSAIQYTSGEKRITGQGNRLFKRMPFA